Genomic window (Streptomyces sp. NBC_01431):
TCGGAATCCGGCAGGCCCAGAAGCAGAAGACCCGGCAGGCCCTCATGGACTCGGCGCTCCAGCTCCTGGAACACCAGAGTCTGAGCAGCCTCGGACTGCGCGAGGTCACCCGGGCCGTGGGGGTGGCGCCGGCCGCGTTCTACCGGCACTTCAAGGACACGGCCGACCTCGGGGTCGCGCTGGTCGACGCCGCGCTCGGCAGTCTGCACGACACGATCCGCGCGGTGATCGTCACGACCGGCTCGGGCGAGGAACGCATCGACCGGGCGGTCGCCTTGATCGGCGCCCATGTGCGCACGCACCCGGCGCACGTCCGCTTCATCGCCCGTGAGCGGCACGGCGGGGTGGCCCCGGTCCGCGAGGCCATCGGCGTACAGCTGCGGCGCTTCGCGGACGAGGTGGCCGAGGCGCTCGGCACGGACCCGGAGTCGGCGGGCTGGACGCGGGCGGACCTGCGCATGCTGGCCGGGGTCTACGTCGACCACATGGTGATGACGGCGTCGGCCCTGCTGGAAGGCAACGAGGAAGGCCATGAAGAGGCCGTCCTCACCACAGCCCGCGCGCAGCTCCGCCTGGTCGCGCTGGGCCGCCGCCACTGGCTGGACTAAGGGGTGACGACTAAGGCGTGACCCC
Coding sequences:
- a CDS encoding TetR family transcriptional regulator, which produces MSHTLGIRQAQKQKTRQALMDSALQLLEHQSLSSLGLREVTRAVGVAPAAFYRHFKDTADLGVALVDAALGSLHDTIRAVIVTTGSGEERIDRAVALIGAHVRTHPAHVRFIARERHGGVAPVREAIGVQLRRFADEVAEALGTDPESAGWTRADLRMLAGVYVDHMVMTASALLEGNEEGHEEAVLTTARAQLRLVALGRRHWLD